The DNA segment ATCGACGTCAAACCGCCATCGGTCACGGAGATGCTCCGGAAACTAGAGCAGGAGGGGCTCATCGTATACGAGTCCTACGCGGGCGCGACGCTGACCCCGGCAGGGGAAGAGATGGCCCGCGATCTCCAGAGAAGGCACAGGACGTTTGCGGATCTGCTGGAGCTCCTGGGGGTCGAGGGAGAGACCGCGGAGACGGACGCCTGCCAGTTCGAGCATCACGTGAGCCCGGAGACGCTCGAGCGCCTCCGGCTCTTTCTCGAGTTCCTGAGCGAGAGCCCGGACGGCCAGCGGTGCCTCGCGGCGTTCGAGGAGTTCCAGAGACACGAATAGTGAGACAGGTTCGCGTCAGACGTCCTCCCCCACCATCATGCAGGGAAACTTCTCCCGCGGGTACCTGCCTTCGATGGACTCGCGGACGAACCGCTCCCTCGACGGGGCTGCAAGGAGACCGTCGTAGACCTCTTT comes from the Methanoculleus marisnigri JR1 genome and includes:
- a CDS encoding metal-dependent transcriptional regulator; protein product: MRRKTTEEYIEIICLLERQEGRAQTGRIAEAIDVKPPSVTEMLRKLEQEGLIVYESYAGATLTPAGEEMARDLQRRHRTFADLLELLGVEGETAETDACQFEHHVSPETLERLRLFLEFLSESPDGQRCLAAFEEFQRHE
- a CDS encoding KTSC domain-containing protein — encoded protein: MFRQSAGRSGAVRSVGYDPTTKALLVICENAGAYRYAGVPKEVYDGLLAAPSRERFVRESIEGRYPREKFPCMMVGEDV